A single genomic interval of Cellvibrio sp. PSBB023 harbors:
- a CDS encoding MurR/RpiR family transcriptional regulator, protein MTALFDIVYHIRASRDRLSATEQKVADIILDDIAFAASASIDQLAVKANVSIATISRFAKSVGCDDIRDLKLKLAQASAVGTRFLAEVPALEESAFYSQICSEVESTLRANLARFVEADFRSAASALNNARLIYIGGMGGGSTMLAEEVQFRIARLGIAVTAYHDPVLLRMFAATLTEKDVLVLLSVTGVTPELLEVADIAREYGAQIIVLSAPSSPLAEKASLFIPIVTEETDFIYKPSASRYGMLLAIDLLATELALVRKTESKELLRRVKFALDEYRGGDNRLPLGD, encoded by the coding sequence ATGACGGCTTTGTTCGATATTGTGTACCACATTCGCGCCAGTCGCGATCGTCTCTCGGCCACCGAGCAAAAAGTGGCAGATATTATTTTGGACGATATCGCCTTCGCCGCCTCGGCCAGCATTGATCAACTGGCAGTAAAAGCAAACGTGAGCATTGCAACCATTTCGCGCTTCGCCAAATCCGTTGGCTGCGACGATATTCGCGACCTGAAATTAAAACTGGCGCAGGCCAGCGCCGTAGGTACCCGCTTTTTAGCCGAGGTTCCCGCACTGGAAGAAAGTGCGTTTTATTCGCAAATTTGCAGCGAAGTGGAATCCACTTTGCGCGCGAACCTCGCCCGATTTGTGGAAGCCGATTTTCGCAGCGCGGCCAGCGCATTAAATAATGCGCGCTTGATTTATATCGGCGGCATGGGCGGCGGTTCAACCATGCTTGCAGAGGAAGTGCAGTTTCGTATCGCGCGTTTGGGCATTGCGGTTACTGCCTATCACGACCCGGTATTGTTGCGCATGTTCGCCGCCACCCTGACAGAAAAAGATGTATTAGTGCTGCTGTCTGTCACCGGTGTAACCCCTGAATTATTGGAAGTGGCCGATATTGCACGGGAATACGGCGCGCAGATTATTGTGCTCTCGGCGCCCTCATCGCCGCTCGCCGAAAAAGCCAGTTTATTTATTCCGATTGTCACCGAAGAGACCGATTTTATTTACAAGCCTTCTGCATCGCGTTACGGCATGTTGTTGGCGATTGATTTGCTCGCCACTGAATTGGCCCTGGTGCGCAAAACTGAAAGCAAGGAATTATTGCGCCGGGTGAAGTTTGCGCTGGATGAATACCGTGGCGGCGATAACCGGTTGCCGCTGGGCGATTAA
- a CDS encoding GntP family permease has product MDALSSSLLTPGQWLLVYAAISIIALILLIARYRLNPFITLTLVSLGLGLMAGIPAKDVVFVYEAGVGKTLGHIALVVALGTMLGKMMAESGGAEQIARTMIRWFGEKNVHWAMVFIAFLVGFPIFFEVGFVLLIPIAFNVARRTGTSMLLVGLPMVAGLSVVHGLVPPHPAAMIAVGEYQANVGRTIFYALIVGIPTAIIAGPIFAKWIAPKIQLPAHNPLEEQFIHADAERQLPGFGITLFTIMLPVVLMLLGGWADLIAGRGTRLNDFLLFIGNSVVALLIATLVSFYTLGLARGFNRDSILKFSHDCLAPTAGITLLVGAGGGLNRILVEAGIAKEIVAFSSDMALTPLMMGWLVAALMRIATGSATVAMSTAAGIVAPIALAAGYPHPELLVIATGAGSLILSHVNDGGFWLIKEYFNMTVTQTLKTWTVLETIISFVALAFVSLLAAMM; this is encoded by the coding sequence ATGGACGCTCTCTCCTCCTCGCTGTTAACGCCCGGGCAATGGCTGCTGGTCTATGCCGCCATCAGTATTATCGCGCTGATTTTATTGATCGCCCGCTATCGCCTGAACCCCTTTATTACGCTCACGCTGGTATCGCTCGGGCTGGGGTTGATGGCCGGTATTCCAGCAAAAGATGTGGTGTTCGTGTACGAGGCGGGCGTGGGCAAAACGCTGGGCCATATCGCGCTGGTCGTCGCACTGGGCACCATGCTTGGCAAAATGATGGCGGAGTCGGGCGGCGCCGAGCAAATCGCGCGCACCATGATCCGTTGGTTCGGCGAAAAAAATGTGCACTGGGCCATGGTGTTTATCGCCTTCCTTGTCGGCTTCCCGATTTTTTTTGAAGTCGGATTTGTATTGTTAATTCCCATTGCCTTTAACGTCGCGCGGCGCACAGGCACTTCCATGTTACTGGTTGGCCTGCCGATGGTGGCGGGGCTGTCGGTAGTGCACGGCTTGGTGCCTCCGCATCCGGCAGCGATGATTGCGGTGGGCGAGTACCAGGCGAATGTTGGCCGCACTATTTTTTATGCATTGATCGTGGGGATTCCCACCGCCATTATCGCCGGGCCCATTTTTGCCAAATGGATTGCGCCCAAAATCCAATTGCCTGCACACAATCCCTTGGAAGAACAATTTATCCACGCCGATGCAGAGCGTCAGCTGCCCGGTTTTGGCATCACCTTATTCACCATCATGCTGCCAGTGGTATTGATGTTGTTGGGCGGCTGGGCTGATTTGATTGCCGGGCGCGGCACGCGCCTGAATGACTTTTTGTTGTTTATCGGCAACTCTGTTGTTGCGCTGTTAATTGCAACCCTCGTGAGTTTTTACACACTCGGATTAGCGCGCGGATTTAACCGCGATTCTATTTTGAAATTCAGCCACGACTGTTTGGCGCCCACGGCAGGCATCACTTTATTGGTGGGCGCCGGCGGTGGTTTGAATCGCATTTTGGTGGAAGCGGGCATCGCCAAAGAAATTGTTGCCTTCTCATCAGACATGGCATTAACGCCGTTGATGATGGGCTGGTTGGTTGCTGCCTTAATGCGCATCGCCACCGGTTCTGCAACGGTGGCCATGAGCACAGCGGCGGGAATTGTTGCACCAATTGCGCTTGCGGCGGGTTATCCGCATCCAGAATTATTGGTGATTGCCACCGGTGCCGGTTCACTGATTTTGTCCCACGTGAATGACGGCGGTTTTTGGTTAATCAAAGAATATTTCAATATGACAGTCACCCAGACGTTAAAAACCTGGACGGTACTGGAAACCATAATCTCTTTTGTTGCGCTTGCATTTGTATCGCTGCTTGCAGCCATGATGTAA
- a CDS encoding bifunctional protein-serine/threonine kinase/phosphatase, translated as MDHLQSVLQITFAQKSDAGRKAENQDTVGARIPEGNLLTTKGIAVAIADGVSSSNAAREASQTAIAGFLSDYYATPDTWRTQQSAMRVIQSLNSSLWGRSQNSIYGEGYLTTFSALILKGNSAFIFHVGDTRVYRLRDNNLELLTRDHTQRLDKHTTHLSRAMGADPYLEVDMHTLELQPGDIFILSSDGIHEPIPPAELKALILAEQQDMDALVHLALSLALHHKSEDNLSIQALRIDNLGTAAQSDAVNVLSRLPFPPVFSPGQSIDGLTIKKVLHESTRSQVYLVEDEKKNLLAMKTPSAIYQDDPAYIERFVMEAWIGARIQSAGVVRVIPASESRSCLYYLTDYIPGPTLAQLLKERGILAIVDAVELTEGFIRGIRAFHRKETLHQDLKPDNIVISGKGPVIVDFGSCWVAGVQEAGAPIARDNILGTLDYSAPEYRYGGRTSEASDQFSLAVLLYEMLTGKQPYGSAYSKAMDLKSFQKLRYISAMKYNPLVPYWLDRALEKALSINPNHRYQALSEWLQDLKRPNPDWLVPRSQPLLETHPERVWKALAILGWLTALALLLWRD; from the coding sequence ATGGATCACCTGCAATCAGTGCTGCAAATAACCTTCGCACAAAAAAGTGACGCAGGCCGTAAAGCGGAAAACCAGGATACGGTGGGCGCGCGCATTCCTGAAGGTAACCTGCTCACCACCAAAGGTATTGCCGTTGCTATTGCCGATGGTGTGAGCAGCAGCAATGCCGCGCGCGAAGCGAGCCAAACGGCCATAGCCGGATTCCTCAGCGATTACTACGCAACGCCCGATACCTGGCGCACCCAACAATCCGCCATGCGCGTCATCCAAAGCTTGAACTCAAGTTTGTGGGGGCGCAGCCAAAATTCCATTTACGGTGAAGGTTATCTCACCACCTTTTCAGCACTGATTTTAAAAGGTAACAGCGCGTTTATTTTTCATGTGGGCGATACACGAGTCTATCGCCTGCGCGACAACAACCTCGAATTGCTCACACGCGATCACACCCAACGCCTCGACAAACACACCACCCATTTAAGCCGCGCCATGGGCGCCGATCCTTATCTGGAAGTGGATATGCACACACTGGAATTGCAGCCTGGCGATATTTTTATTTTGTCCAGCGACGGTATTCACGAACCCATTCCACCTGCCGAATTAAAAGCACTGATACTGGCCGAACAACAGGATATGGATGCCTTGGTGCACTTGGCACTGTCGCTCGCGCTGCATCACAAAAGTGAAGATAACCTCAGTATTCAGGCGCTGCGCATCGATAATTTGGGAACCGCGGCGCAGAGCGATGCCGTAAACGTGTTATCGCGCCTGCCTTTTCCGCCCGTCTTTTCGCCGGGTCAGAGTATCGATGGCCTCACCATTAAAAAAGTGCTGCATGAATCCACCCGCAGCCAGGTGTATTTGGTGGAGGACGAGAAAAAAAATCTACTCGCCATGAAAACGCCTTCAGCGATTTATCAGGACGATCCGGCCTACATCGAACGCTTTGTGATGGAAGCCTGGATTGGTGCGCGTATTCAAAGTGCCGGAGTGGTGCGGGTGATTCCCGCCTCTGAATCGCGCTCCTGCCTGTATTACCTCACCGACTATATTCCCGGCCCCACCCTCGCCCAATTATTAAAAGAGCGCGGCATTTTAGCGATTGTGGATGCAGTGGAACTCACGGAAGGATTCATTCGCGGCATACGCGCATTTCATCGCAAAGAAACCCTGCACCAGGACCTGAAACCGGACAACATCGTCATTAGTGGCAAAGGCCCGGTGATTGTGGATTTTGGCTCCTGCTGGGTAGCAGGTGTGCAGGAAGCGGGCGCGCCTATTGCACGCGATAATATTCTGGGCACCCTGGATTATTCAGCACCGGAATATCGCTACGGCGGCCGTACCAGCGAAGCGTCAGATCAATTTTCACTGGCCGTGCTGCTCTACGAAATGCTCACCGGCAAACAGCCTTACGGCAGCGCTTACAGCAAAGCCATGGATTTAAAAAGTTTTCAAAAACTCCGCTACATCTCCGCCATGAAATACAATCCGCTAGTGCCCTACTGGCTGGATCGCGCACTGGAAAAAGCCCTCAGCATTAACCCCAATCACCGCTACCAGGCGCTCTCGGAATGGCTGCAGGATTTAAAACGCCCCAACCCCGATTGGCTGGTGCCGCGCTCACAGCCCCTGCTGGAAACCCACCCGGAAAGGGTGTGGAAAGCGCTGGCCATTCTCGGTTGGCTCACAGCACTTGCACTGCTCTTGTGGCGCGATTGA
- a CDS encoding glycoside hydrolase family 19 protein, which produces MMITLLSRLTQVRHLATTGCLLLATLAMPSQAVVFQAENYNNFFDTTPGNTGGAFRNDAVDIEITNDSGGGYNVGWITATEWLVYNNLSIPTSGNYTIRLRVASPSGATASVDLNGGAIQLGNFAIPATGGWQNWTTVSRTVYINAGTYNLGVFAQTEGWNFNWIEVVGSGGGTTGLVTVYEHCNYGGWSAGFNAGSFDVNALTALGARNDQISSIRVAAGYEAVLYENWDFSGASVTIRGDSSCISNFNDRASSMIVRTATTNPPATGFAAVVSEAQFNQMFPNRNPFYTYAGLVAATASYPAFAGTGDLAMKKREAAAALANFSHETGGLVYVTEIAQGEYCGDWDGNPATCPCAPGKKYYGRGPIQLSWNGNYCAAGDALGLDLRANPDLVQQNATVAWQTALWFWMTQSGAGFRPAHNSIVNGNGFGETIRTINGSLECNGGNPAQVQSRINDFNRFLNILGTTAGSGSLGC; this is translated from the coding sequence ATGATGATCACGCTATTATCCCGCTTAACCCAGGTGCGGCATCTGGCCACAACCGGCTGCCTGCTGCTCGCAACGCTGGCCATGCCCAGCCAGGCTGTGGTGTTCCAGGCCGAAAACTACAACAATTTCTTTGATACCACGCCCGGCAACACCGGCGGCGCCTTCCGCAATGACGCGGTGGATATTGAAATCACCAACGACTCCGGCGGCGGCTACAACGTCGGCTGGATTACCGCTACCGAGTGGCTGGTGTACAACAACCTGTCCATTCCCACCAGCGGCAACTACACCATTCGCCTGCGCGTCGCCAGCCCGTCAGGGGCAACAGCCTCGGTGGACTTAAACGGCGGTGCCATCCAGCTGGGCAACTTTGCCATTCCTGCCACCGGCGGCTGGCAGAACTGGACCACCGTAAGCCGCACGGTGTACATCAACGCCGGCACTTACAACCTGGGGGTATTTGCGCAAACCGAGGGCTGGAATTTTAACTGGATCGAAGTGGTTGGCAGCGGTGGCGGCACCACTGGTCTGGTGACTGTGTATGAGCACTGCAACTACGGTGGCTGGTCCGCTGGCTTCAATGCAGGCTCATTTGATGTGAATGCGCTGACCGCGTTGGGCGCGCGCAATGACCAGATCTCCTCCATTCGTGTCGCCGCCGGTTATGAGGCCGTACTCTATGAGAACTGGGATTTCAGTGGCGCCTCGGTAACCATCCGCGGTGATAGCAGCTGCATCAGCAACTTTAATGACCGCGCCTCCTCCATGATTGTGCGCACCGCAACTACCAACCCGCCTGCCACCGGCTTTGCCGCCGTTGTCAGTGAAGCCCAGTTCAACCAGATGTTCCCCAACCGCAACCCCTTCTACACCTACGCCGGGCTGGTAGCAGCCACCGCCAGTTATCCCGCCTTTGCCGGCACGGGTGATCTGGCGATGAAAAAACGCGAAGCGGCAGCAGCGCTGGCCAACTTCTCCCACGAGACTGGAGGCCTGGTGTATGTCACGGAAATCGCCCAGGGCGAGTACTGCGGCGATTGGGATGGCAATCCGGCAACCTGCCCCTGCGCCCCCGGGAAAAAATATTATGGCCGTGGCCCCATCCAACTCAGTTGGAATGGCAACTACTGCGCCGCCGGTGATGCGCTGGGCCTTGACCTGCGCGCCAACCCCGATCTGGTACAGCAAAATGCAACCGTCGCCTGGCAAACCGCACTCTGGTTCTGGATGACTCAATCCGGCGCTGGCTTCCGCCCTGCACACAACTCCATAGTCAACGGCAATGGCTTTGGGGAAACTATCCGCACCATCAATGGTTCACTGGAATGCAATGGCGGCAACCCTGCACAGGTGCAAAGCCGTATTAATGACTTCAACCGCTTCCTGAATATTTTGGGCACTACCGCAGGCTCCGGCAGTTTAGGTTGTTAA
- a CDS encoding response regulator — translation MASKRALIVDDSTTAQYRLKKMLRAYPLDIDIVDSGEAALRYLAHHSPDVIFMDHLMPGMDGFRALQIIKSHPETAMIPVIMYTSKSGDVYTGQARALGALDVVSKDRINATDLSRVMETIHIYPLPKSQAHSNTDVESPELIAAANKVSLVSGSELERRAPNQAAMEQARNIELRLSHMEHSLEDNRRFITSRVSRELQGLRQALREELGTILQQQPPAIAQDTTEAVTPANNTRWGLGMVLVAGILVSLYFLLQINNRLEQNTRQQNVLTEQLHTLIQQAPAAQMPSSTTTISAQTAAINNTPTVPASASNATDSINYLDDLAWTFNQQGALAFRQYTIDTSTLLRLHELLHRLASRGFKGIAAITIYVGDFCIGKDKNGMDQLAADETSLSNCLLSSEIYGMDRLMADYSRETEMILRNLTGSINSTLKVDIHALEGTEPYPERLPTFFAGEWNAIAQKNNRIELVLVPEE, via the coding sequence ATGGCCAGTAAACGTGCACTGATTGTGGATGACTCCACCACCGCCCAGTACCGCCTGAAAAAAATGTTGCGCGCCTATCCGCTTGATATCGATATTGTCGACTCGGGCGAAGCCGCGCTGCGTTATCTCGCGCACCACTCGCCCGATGTGATTTTTATGGATCACCTGATGCCGGGCATGGACGGATTTCGCGCGCTACAAATTATTAAATCCCACCCCGAAACCGCCATGATTCCGGTGATTATGTACACGTCCAAAAGTGGTGATGTCTATACCGGTCAGGCGCGGGCGCTGGGCGCCTTGGATGTGGTCAGCAAAGACCGTATTAATGCCACGGATTTATCGCGGGTCATGGAGACCATTCATATTTATCCCCTGCCCAAGAGTCAGGCTCACAGCAACACCGACGTGGAAAGCCCGGAATTAATTGCAGCGGCTAACAAGGTGAGCCTGGTCAGCGGTTCGGAACTGGAACGCCGCGCACCCAATCAAGCCGCCATGGAACAGGCGCGCAATATTGAGCTGCGCCTCAGTCACATGGAACACAGTTTGGAAGACAATCGCCGCTTTATTACCTCCCGGGTATCGCGCGAATTACAGGGGCTGCGCCAGGCATTGCGTGAAGAACTCGGTACTATTTTGCAGCAGCAACCCCCTGCTATCGCACAGGACACAACCGAAGCCGTCACACCCGCCAACAATACTCGCTGGGGCTTGGGTATGGTGTTGGTCGCCGGTATTCTGGTCAGCCTGTATTTTTTACTGCAAATCAATAACCGGCTTGAACAAAATACCCGGCAGCAGAATGTATTAACCGAACAATTGCACACACTGATTCAGCAAGCGCCCGCCGCGCAAATGCCATCGTCTACTACCACTATCAGCGCGCAGACGGCAGCCATTAACAACACACCCACCGTGCCTGCCAGCGCAAGTAATGCAACAGATTCCATTAATTACCTGGACGATCTGGCCTGGACGTTTAATCAACAGGGCGCCCTCGCCTTTCGCCAATACACCATCGACACCAGCACCCTATTGCGCCTGCACGAATTGTTGCACCGCCTCGCCAGTCGCGGTTTTAAAGGGATTGCCGCTATCACTATTTATGTGGGGGATTTTTGTATCGGCAAGGACAAAAACGGTATGGATCAACTCGCTGCCGATGAAACCAGCCTGAGCAATTGCCTACTCTCCAGCGAAATTTACGGCATGGATCGTTTGATGGCCGACTACTCACGGGAAACCGAAATGATTTTGCGCAATTTAACCGGCAGCATTAACA
- a CDS encoding MFS transporter has protein sequence MSSYRFPLLDFSNKSIATLHFTWFAFFLTFVMWFSLPPLKPLITASFAMTPQQWAALLTLNVALTIPARIVVGSLVDKFGPRAIYSGLLIFSGVLLIAFACAQTFEQLALFRFLLGFVGAGFVIGIRLVSEWFPARQVGLAEGIYGGWGNFGAAAAGFTLPFLAIHVFGGDDGWRYAMGTAAIIAMIYGVAFYASVRNTPKGSTYFKPKKSGGLEVSNRKDFCFYVIMNLPMYLILAVLAWKMSPANLGLLSTATTYVLYAVLFALFVFQFSQIYRVNKDMLQKGSVAEHDKYEFKQVAILSWAYLATFGSEIAVVSVLPAFFMTTFEGLSVTQAAMLGGSFAFMNLVARPGGGWVSDKFGRRFSMSIILAGVACGYLLLAQINASWPLYLAFSAVFICSLFVQAGCGAVFAVVPLIKRRMTGQIAGLAGAYGNVGALFFLTMNTFIDIQSFFWMLAGTATIGLVFVQFLKEPQGHVVEVNEDGSLHKIEVS, from the coding sequence ATGAGTAGTTATCGTTTCCCATTGTTGGATTTTTCCAACAAATCCATAGCGACCTTGCACTTCACCTGGTTTGCCTTTTTCCTGACCTTTGTGATGTGGTTTAGTTTGCCACCGTTAAAACCACTGATTACCGCGTCCTTTGCGATGACACCACAGCAATGGGCCGCGCTCTTAACCCTGAACGTAGCACTCACCATTCCAGCGCGAATTGTGGTGGGCAGTTTGGTGGATAAATTTGGCCCGCGCGCTATTTATTCCGGCCTGCTGATTTTTTCCGGCGTGCTGTTAATTGCATTTGCCTGCGCACAAACCTTTGAACAACTGGCGCTGTTTCGCTTTTTGCTCGGCTTTGTCGGCGCCGGTTTTGTGATTGGTATTCGTTTAGTGAGTGAATGGTTTCCCGCACGCCAAGTCGGTTTGGCGGAGGGGATTTACGGTGGCTGGGGCAACTTTGGTGCTGCCGCTGCCGGTTTTACCCTGCCCTTTTTGGCGATCCATGTATTTGGCGGTGATGACGGCTGGCGCTATGCCATGGGTACCGCCGCAATTATTGCGATGATCTATGGCGTCGCCTTTTATGCCAGCGTGCGCAACACCCCCAAGGGCTCCACCTATTTCAAACCCAAAAAATCCGGCGGTTTGGAAGTAAGCAATCGTAAGGATTTTTGTTTTTACGTGATCATGAACCTGCCCATGTATTTAATCCTCGCAGTGCTTGCGTGGAAAATGTCGCCCGCGAATTTAGGCTTATTGAGCACAGCGACAACCTATGTCCTGTATGCAGTATTGTTTGCGCTCTTTGTATTTCAGTTCTCGCAAATTTATCGCGTGAATAAAGACATGCTGCAAAAAGGCAGCGTGGCCGAGCACGACAAATATGAATTCAAACAAGTGGCTATTTTAAGCTGGGCTTACCTCGCCACCTTCGGTTCGGAAATCGCAGTAGTCTCAGTATTGCCTGCGTTTTTTATGACAACCTTTGAAGGCCTGAGTGTCACCCAGGCAGCAATGCTTGGCGGCTCTTTTGCATTTATGAATTTAGTGGCACGCCCTGGTGGCGGCTGGGTGAGCGACAAATTTGGTCGTCGCTTTAGCATGAGTATTATCCTTGCTGGTGTGGCCTGTGGTTATCTGCTGTTGGCGCAAATCAATGCCAGTTGGCCCTTGTATCTCGCCTTCTCGGCAGTGTTTATTTGCTCGCTGTTTGTGCAGGCAGGTTGCGGTGCGGTGTTTGCGGTGGTGCCTTTAATCAAGCGCCGCATGACCGGCCAGATTGCAGGCCTTGCCGGTGCTTATGGCAATGTGGGTGCGTTGTTCTTTTTGACGATGAATACCTTTATTGATATTCAATCCTTCTTCTGGATGCTCGCCGGTACTGCGACTATAGGTTTGGTATTTGTGCAATTCCTGAAGGAACCACAAGGCCACGTGGTAGAAGTGAATGAAGATGGTTCACTGCATAAAATTGAAGTGAGTTAA
- a CDS encoding amino acid deaminase, with translation MVEENNLQSSLAFRPLTPTGKGLGDVTAQPVVAAVAGQGWNLLREDISLPVAVLSERRVQHNLQWMKSFIDSYGLKLAPHGKTTMSPALFHRQLAQGAWGITLATAPQVQAAYHFGVRRVILANQLVGRANMAIISRLLQDPGFECYVIVDSVANVQQLGEFFAQAGQRLNLLLELGVTGGRTGVRDAAACDALLAAIAAYPHSLALAGIEVYEGVLGDDATIRAFLRRAVHTLIALDAQGQLTASKAILTGAGSAWFDLVAEEWAGVTLARPLDIILRPGCYLTHDVGIYKAAETRIHASNPIARAMHSSLLPALQLWAYVQSLPEPGLAILGLGKRDAAFDAGLPVPALHFRPQDRTHTGTAAPVAAPADWTLTRMMDQHAFMQVPVDADLQVGDMLALDISHPCLTFDKWRQLLVVDDNYTVIDAVETFF, from the coding sequence ATGGTTGAAGAAAATAATTTACAATCAAGCCTGGCCTTTCGCCCACTGACCCCCACGGGGAAAGGTTTGGGTGATGTGACGGCACAGCCGGTCGTGGCCGCTGTGGCAGGGCAGGGCTGGAATCTGTTGCGTGAGGATATCAGCCTGCCTGTGGCCGTGCTGAGTGAACGCCGTGTACAGCACAATCTGCAGTGGATGAAATCCTTTATCGACAGCTATGGGCTGAAGTTAGCACCCCATGGCAAGACGACCATGAGCCCGGCCCTGTTTCATCGCCAACTGGCACAGGGCGCCTGGGGCATCACCCTCGCTACCGCACCGCAAGTTCAAGCCGCTTACCATTTTGGTGTGCGCCGGGTCATTCTGGCCAATCAATTGGTAGGGCGCGCCAATATGGCGATCATCTCCCGCTTGCTGCAAGACCCCGGGTTTGAATGCTATGTGATTGTGGATTCAGTCGCGAATGTGCAGCAACTGGGCGAGTTCTTTGCGCAGGCTGGCCAACGCCTGAACCTGTTGTTGGAGTTGGGGGTGACCGGTGGGCGCACCGGCGTGCGCGATGCTGCCGCGTGCGATGCACTGTTGGCCGCTATTGCTGCCTATCCCCATTCCCTCGCGTTGGCTGGTATTGAAGTCTATGAGGGCGTACTGGGTGACGATGCCACGATTCGCGCCTTTTTGCGCCGTGCGGTGCACACACTGATCGCGCTGGATGCCCAGGGGCAGCTCACTGCCAGCAAGGCCATACTCACCGGTGCCGGTTCGGCCTGGTTTGACCTGGTGGCCGAGGAGTGGGCAGGCGTCACCCTGGCGCGCCCACTTGATATTATCCTGCGCCCCGGCTGCTACCTCACCCACGATGTCGGTATCTATAAAGCGGCGGAAACCCGCATTCACGCCAGCAACCCTATCGCCCGCGCCATGCACAGCAGCCTGCTGCCCGCCCTGCAACTCTGGGCCTATGTGCAATCCCTGCCGGAACCCGGTTTGGCGATTCTCGGGCTGGGCAAGCGCGATGCCGCGTTTGATGCGGGGCTACCGGTTCCCGCCTTGCACTTCAGGCCACAAGATCGCACACACACCGGCACGGCGGCTCCCGTCGCGGCGCCTGCTGATTGGACGCTCACCCGAATGATGGACCAGCATGCCTTTATGCAGGTGCCTGTCGATGCCGACCTGCAGGTGGGCGACATGTTGGCGCTGGATATTTCCCACCCCTGCCTGACCTTTGATAAATGGCGGCAGTTGCTGGTGGTTGACGATAACTACACGGTGATCGACGCCGTGGAAACCTTTTTTTAA
- a CDS encoding SMP-30/gluconolactonase/LRE family protein, whose product MRFPFLVASVLGGISGLVAFHCSAQTADYVGDGVFTQGIEGPAVDAQGNLYAVSLAQAAADETRGGTIAIIDQQDNAQLFLTLPKGSTGNGIRFDRQGVMYVADYTGHNVLKVDPRTKAISVHAHSDKMNQPNDIAIAASGVIYASDPNWAASTGNLWMIATDGTVTLLEADMGTTNGVEVSADEKHLYVNESVQRRVWKYDIDARSGAVSNKRLLIQFPDHGLDGMRSDVAGNLYIARYGAGEVTVVSPHGTVIERITLKGQKPTNVAFGGADGKTVYVTLQERGAIETFRAERAGREWRLWQQ is encoded by the coding sequence ATGCGATTTCCTTTTCTTGTCGCCAGCGTGCTTGGCGGTATTTCCGGTTTGGTTGCTTTCCATTGCAGTGCGCAAACCGCTGACTATGTAGGCGATGGCGTGTTCACCCAGGGCATTGAAGGTCCCGCCGTGGATGCACAGGGCAATCTTTATGCGGTGAGTTTGGCGCAGGCAGCAGCCGATGAAACCCGTGGCGGCACCATCGCCATTATTGATCAGCAGGACAATGCCCAATTGTTTTTGACTCTGCCCAAGGGCAGCACCGGCAACGGCATTCGTTTTGATCGCCAGGGGGTTATGTATGTGGCGGATTACACCGGCCACAATGTGCTCAAGGTAGACCCGCGCACCAAGGCCATTAGCGTTCATGCGCACAGCGATAAAATGAATCAGCCCAACGATATCGCCATCGCTGCCTCCGGTGTGATTTATGCCAGCGATCCCAATTGGGCGGCCTCCACCGGCAACCTGTGGATGATCGCCACCGATGGCACAGTGACCCTGCTGGAAGCGGATATGGGCACTACCAATGGAGTGGAGGTGAGTGCGGATGAAAAGCATCTCTATGTGAATGAGAGCGTGCAGCGCAGGGTGTGGAAATACGATATAGATGCCCGCAGCGGTGCAGTGAGCAACAAGCGCTTGTTGATTCAATTTCCTGATCACGGCCTGGATGGTATGCGCAGTGATGTAGCGGGTAATCTCTACATTGCCCGTTATGGCGCGGGCGAAGTGACGGTGGTATCGCCACACGGCACGGTTATCGAGCGCATTACATTGAAAGGCCAAAAACCCACCAATGTGGCCTTCGGCGGTGCCGATGGCAAAACGGTGTATGTCACCTTGCAAGAGCGCGGTGCGATTGAAACCTTCCGCGCTGAGCGCGCCGGGCGCGAATGGCGGTTGTGGCAACAATAA